One genomic window of Fusarium keratoplasticum isolate Fu6.1 chromosome 3, whole genome shotgun sequence includes the following:
- a CDS encoding FAD-binding FR-type domain-containing protein: MPHQEPAPVAKTNSSDFTKLSSSLPFGQRVPLSSISGPTYVTAQLLVQQIAYKLSDKIFSYSPETFDLDIALKDWASQNEKNIHGYSTDVLPLQTRVGAGALALGYIFSPDFDVSKRHIPQSLVAPSGSLQQLRGTLDQLSLLYGVSSPFVAHIAALDYSDSKGLISNYDTALRIAEDLGLGLVASTSTYEAQHMSVFATLLASLLPTLHIYDGVRVARETLRVVDALSENGVADLYTKLSAEVGKLNTRLDTAGKAVELLKLFNDELGTVYEPFEYHGHETPDVVLVAFGSVESQVTKQVLAKLSADGAKVGVINVRIYRPFIEEAFLKAIPASARTIAVLGQVKDELAVEDEATQSALYSDVLTTVAFSGKFDSEPDVLDIKYTPAQAFTPQGLVNTLHKIFGNDGEAKKLPSLVQAQQFTFWELDNSPAINSPSVIGNLLSKESTSNVYVNEVFDNLTQGGIVRSDLRASKKALEAPYDINEASTIVVGDEKILKEVDIIRGLADGGKVIIKLSNFKDDEVEKRLPVAFRKGLQEKAAELYILDASFSPAFEKDPLFAKLLLELSFLKVALPDISPKEIGQYILAEGQAPTLDEATDAIGQCLRQFEVPAAWAEVEADFVNPNLPRTIQSNSFVAHQKEEVEETLELRDWQVAAKSLAFKEAYGTKTALRPDLSVKTATITVKENRRLTPMDYDRNIFHIEFDLGDSGLTYKIGEALGIHAENDVEEVNQFIEFYGLNPAELVQVPSREDPSLMEVRTVYQALVQNVDILGKPPKRFYEALAEFATDETEKKKLEALGGQEGAEDFKRRSEVDTLTYVDILEEFKSAHPSFHDLVKIVSPLKRREYSIASAQAVTPNSVSLMIVVVDWVDPRGRTRYGHATRYLSRLPVGAKLTASVKPSVMKLPTKDTAPLIMAGLGTGLAPFRAFVQYRAMQKAQGKEIGSILLYLGSRHQREEYLYGEEWEAYLAAGVVTLIGSAFSRDQPQKIYIQDRMRQTLKEIAKAYIQDEGSFYLCGPTWPVPDVTKVLEEAIAHEAKAAGKKIDPRKEIEKLKEEGRYVLEVY, from the coding sequence ATGCCTCATCAGGAGCCGGCCCCTGTGGCCAAGACGAACTCGTCCGACTTCACCAAGCTGTCTTCCAGCCTTCCCTTTGGCCAGAGGgttcctctctcctccatctccggCCCGACCTACGTGACcgcccagcttctcgtcCAGCAGATCGCCTACAAGCTGTCCGACAAGATCTTCTCCTACTCCCCCGAGACCTTCGACCTCGACATTGCGCTCAAGGACTGGGCCTCCCAGAACGAGAAGAACATCCACGGCTACTCCACCGACGTTCTGCCACTCCAGACCCGAGTCGGCGCTGGTGCTCTCGCCCTTGGCTACATCTTCTCCCCCGACTTCGATGTCTCCAAGCGACACATCCCCCAGTCTCTGGTTGCGCCCTCGGGCAGCCTCCAGCAGCTGCGCGGAACCCTCGACCAGCTGTCCCTCCTCTATGGAGTCTCCAGCCCCTTCGTCGCCCATATCGCCGCTCTGGACTACTCGGACAGCAAGGGCCTGATCTCCAACTACGATACTGCTCTTCGCATTGCTgaggatctcggcctcggcctggtCGCCAGCACCTCTACCTACGAGGCCCAGCACATGTCCGTCTTTGCCACTCTCCTGGCTTCTCTCCTGCCTACTCTTCACATCTATGATGGTGTTCGTGTCGCCAGGGAAACTCTCCGCGTCGTTGATGCCCTGAGCGAGAACGGCGTCGCCGATCTGTACACCAAGCTCTCCGCCGAAGTCGGCAAGCTCAACACCCGCCTCGACACCGCTGGcaaggctgttgagctgctcaagctcttcaacgaTGAGCTTGGCACCGTCTATGAGCCGTTTGAGTACCACGGCCATGAGACCCCTGATGTCGTCCTCGTTGCCTTTGGCAGCGTTGAGTCCCAGGTCACCAAGCAGGTCCTGGCCAAGCTTTCTGCCGATGGCGCCAAGGTTGGTGTCATCAACGTGCGAATCTACCGCCCCTTCATCGAGGAGGCTTTCCTGAAGGCCATCCCCGCCTCTGCTCGCACCATTGCTGTTCTTggccaggtcaaggatgagcttgccgtcgaggatgaggctaCTCAGTCCGCCCTCTACAGCGACGTTCTCACCACTGTTGCCTTCTCTGGCAAGTTTGACAGTGAGCCTGATGTTCTTGACATCAAGTACACTCCCGCTCAGGCCTTCACTCCTCAGGGCTTGGTCAACACCCTGCACAAGATCTTTGGCAACGacggcgaggccaagaagctgccTTCTCTCGTCCAGGCTCAGCAGTTCACCTTCTGGGAGCTCGATAACTCACCTGCCATCAACTCCCCCAGCGTCATTGGTaacctcctctccaaggagTCTACCTCCAACGTCTACGTCAATGAGGTCTTTGACAACCTTACCCAGGGCGGTATCGTCCGCAGTGACCTCCGAGcctccaagaaggctctTGAGGCCCCTTACGACATCAACGAGGCCAGCAccattgttgttggtgatgagaagatcctcaaggaggttgaTATCATTAGGGGTCTCGCCGATGGCGGCAAGGTCATTATCAAGCTCTCCAACTTCAaggatgacgaggttgagaagcGACTCCCTGTTGCTTTCCGCAAGGGACTACAGGAGAAGGCCGCCGAGCTCTACATCCTGGACGCTTCTTTCTCCCCTGCTTTCGAGAAGGATCCTCTCTTCGCtaagctgcttctcgagctgTCCTTCCTCAAGGTTGCTCTCCCTGACATCTCCCCCAAGGAGATTGGACAGTACATCCTTGCTGAGGGTCAGGCCCCTACTCTGGATGAGGCCACTGATGCCATCGGCCAGTGCCTCCGCCAGTTCGAGGTTCCCGCTGCCTgggccgaggtcgaggctgacTTTGTCAACCCCAACCTCCCCCGTACCATCCAGAGCAACAGCTTCGTCGCCCaccagaaggaggaggtcgaggagacCCTTGAGCTCCGTGACTGGCAGGTCGCCGCCAAGTCCCTTGCCTTCAAGGAGGCTTATGGCACCAAGACTGCCCTCCGGCCTGACCTCTCTGTCAAGACTGCCACCATCACGGTCAAGGAGAACCGACGTCTCACTCCCATGGACTATGACCGTAACATCTTCCACATCGAGTTCGACCTCGGCGACTCAGGCCTTACCTACAAGATTGGTGAGGCTCTGGGCATCCACGCCGAGAACGACGTGGAGGAGGTCAACCAGTTCATCGAGTTCTACGGCCTCAACCCCGCCGAGCTGGTCCAGGTGCCTTCTCGCGAGGATCCTTCTCTGATGGAGGTCCGCACCGTCTACCAGGCTCTTGTCCAGAACGTCGACATCCTCGGAAAGCCTCCCAAGCGCTTCTACGAGGCCCTTGCCGAGTTCGCCACCGacgagacggagaagaagaagctcgaggccCTTGGCGGACAGGAGGGTGCCGAAGACTTCAAGCGCCGATCCGAGGTGGACACCCTCACCTATGTGGACATCCTGGAGGAGTTCAAGTCGGCTCACCCCAGCTTCCACGACCTTGTTAAGATTGTCAGCCCCCTGAAGCGCCGAGAGTACTCTATCGCCTCTGCCCAGGCTGTCACTCCCAACTCGGTGTCCCTGATGATTGTCGTGGTCGACTGGGTCGACCCCCGTGGCCGCACTCGATATGGCCATGCCACTCGCTACCTCAGCCGTCTGCCGGTCGGCGCCAAGCTCACTGCTTCGGTCAAGCCCTCGGTCATGAAGCTCCCCACCAAGGACACTGctcctctcatcatggctggtCTCGGAACTGGTCTCGCTCCCTTCCGTGCCTTTGTCCAGTACCGTGCTATGCAGAAGGCCCAGGGCAAGGAGATCGGCTCCATCCTCCTGTACCTCGGTTCGCGTCACCAGCGCGAGGAGTACCTCTACGGAGAGGAATGGGAGGCCTACTTGGCTGCTGGCGTCGTCACTCTTATCGGCTCTGCCTTCTCTCGTGATCAGCCTCAGAAGATCTACATCCAGGACCGTATGCGCCAGACTCTTAAGGAGATCGCCAAGGCTTACATCCAGGATGAGGGCAGCTTCTACCTGTGCGGTCCTACCTGGCCCGTTCCTGATGTGACCAAggtgctcgaggaggccatcgcccacgaggccaaggctgcggGCAAGAAGATCGATCCccgcaaggagattgagaagctcaaggaggagggacGATATGTCCTCGAGGTCTACTAG